AATTATCCAGAATgggaaatgaacacttcaattgccctgaagtctagtggactcgggaaatgtatcattaaaagaaatgatgaaattgaaagtgaaaagcatagagccataacaattatgcgctatcatctcactgaggaactgagaaatAAGTATGAAGATATTGAGGATCCTTATGATCTTTGGATAAAACTAAAATCCATATACTCAATGGAATTATGGCGAAAAGCCATGAATGATTGGAAGATACTCAGATTCCAGGATTTTAAATCCGTGGAAGAATACGATTCTGCTGTAATGAAAATCGCccatagtcttgaactatgtgaTGAAGTGGTTACAAATAATGATCtactatataaaacatattccaCATTTCATCCAAAGGATCGGTTGCTATCATATACAGCTAAGGTTTTCACAACCTATAATGACCTATTGTCATACCTATTGGCAACTGAGCAAAGAAAGCAGAAAGTTAAAGATACCATTGACAGATTTGAGAAACTTCAGAAAAGATGCATTGAGCAacaaaacagtgagatgagat
The sequence above is drawn from the Brassica oleracea var. oleracea cultivar TO1000 unplaced genomic scaffold, BOL UnpScaffold03946, whole genome shotgun sequence genome and encodes:
- the LOC106321925 gene encoding uncharacterized protein LOC106321925 is translated as MNDWKILRFQDFKSVEEYDSAVMKIAHSLELCDEVVTNNDLLYKTYSTFHPKDRLLSYTAKVFTTYNDLLSYLLATEQRKQKVKDTIDRFEKLQKRCIEQQNSEMRYPEALDQDESKKSVWSNIDCEAGLYID